The proteins below are encoded in one region of Roseovarius bejariae:
- a CDS encoding NADPH-dependent 2,4-dienoyl-CoA reductase, producing MSEYPHLLAPLDLGHVTLKNRVIMGSMHTGLEETKDWNRVAEFYATRARGGVGLMVTGGMAPNPEGGVFPGAAGLYTEKDIENHRVVTDRVHDAGGLIAMQVLHAGRYAYSPDCVGPSPIKSPISPFPPKELDEDGIEKQISDIVTAVARAREAGYDGAEIMGSEGYFLNQFLVTHTNKRTDRWGGSYENRMRLPTEVVRRAREAVGPDFILIYRLSMIDLVPEGSTHDEVVQLAQEVEKAGATIINTGIGWHEARIPTIATSVPRAGFAWVTKKLMGKVGIPVITSNRINMPDVAENVLAEGCADMVSMARPFLADPDFVRKAKDGRAETIAPCIACNQACLDHTFSGKISTCLVNPRACYETELTVTPTERPRSIGVVGAGPAGLSAAMTAAERGHNVTLFDRDTKLGGQLNMAREIPGKEEFHGLVDWFATMVDDLGITLKLGAEVGADDLDGFDEAIIATGVIPRDPCIEGQDGPNVLSYIDVLRGKAPVGKRVAIIGAGGIGFDVAEYLVQKGDSPTEDLTEWKEEWGVGDPEQVRGGLAPEGPQPEPPARQVTLLQRKAERVGKRLGKTTGWIHRATLRMKGVEMVSGVNYERIDASGLHITDGEAHENPRLIEADTIVLCAGQLPERSLADALGDRGVSVHVIGGADVASELDAKRAIDQGTRLAATL from the coding sequence ATGAGTGAATATCCGCATCTTCTCGCCCCGCTGGACCTTGGGCATGTGACCCTGAAAAACCGTGTGATCATGGGCTCCATGCACACCGGGTTGGAGGAAACCAAGGATTGGAACCGCGTGGCAGAATTCTATGCCACCCGCGCCCGTGGCGGCGTGGGCCTGATGGTCACCGGCGGCATGGCCCCCAACCCCGAAGGCGGGGTTTTTCCCGGTGCGGCGGGTCTCTATACCGAAAAAGATATTGAAAACCATAGGGTTGTCACAGATCGCGTGCATGACGCGGGCGGGCTGATCGCCATGCAGGTTCTGCATGCGGGCCGCTATGCCTATAGCCCCGATTGCGTCGGGCCGTCACCCATCAAGTCGCCGATATCGCCCTTCCCGCCAAAGGAACTGGACGAAGATGGGATCGAGAAACAAATTTCCGACATTGTCACCGCCGTCGCCCGCGCGCGTGAGGCCGGCTATGACGGGGCCGAGATCATGGGCTCGGAAGGGTACTTCCTCAACCAGTTCCTCGTCACCCACACCAACAAGCGCACCGACCGCTGGGGCGGTTCCTACGAGAACCGCATGCGCCTTCCCACTGAGGTCGTTCGCCGCGCCCGCGAGGCCGTCGGCCCCGATTTTATCCTTATTTATCGGCTCTCCATGATTGATCTGGTCCCCGAGGGCTCCACCCATGACGAGGTGGTGCAACTGGCCCAAGAGGTGGAAAAGGCAGGCGCCACGATCATCAACACCGGCATCGGCTGGCATGAGGCGCGCATTCCCACCATCGCCACCAGCGTGCCGCGCGCGGGCTTTGCATGGGTCACCAAGAAGCTGATGGGCAAGGTCGGCATCCCGGTGATTACCTCGAACCGGATCAACATGCCCGACGTGGCCGAAAACGTGCTGGCCGAGGGCTGTGCCGATATGGTGTCGATGGCGCGCCCCTTTCTTGCCGACCCCGATTTCGTACGCAAGGCCAAGGACGGGCGCGCCGAGACCATCGCGCCCTGCATCGCCTGCAATCAAGCCTGCCTTGATCACACCTTCAGCGGCAAGATTTCGACTTGCCTAGTCAACCCGAGGGCCTGTTATGAAACCGAGTTGACAGTAACCCCAACCGAACGCCCGCGCTCCATCGGGGTGGTCGGCGCAGGGCCTGCAGGCCTCTCAGCCGCCATGACCGCCGCCGAGCGGGGCCATAACGTGACCCTCTTCGACCGTGACACCAAACTGGGCGGGCAACTCAACATGGCGCGTGAAATCCCCGGCAAAGAGGAATTCCATGGCCTTGTCGATTGGTTCGCGACCATGGTGGATGATCTGGGCATTACCCTGAAATTGGGCGCCGAGGTGGGCGCGGATGATCTGGATGGCTTTGACGAGGCGATCATCGCCACGGGCGTCATTCCGCGCGATCCGTGCATTGAGGGGCAGGATGGCCCGAATGTCCTGTCTTATATTGACGTGCTGCGCGGCAAGGCCCCGGTGGGCAAGCGCGTGGCAATCATCGGAGCGGGTGGCATAGGGTTCGACGTGGCCGAATACCTTGTCCAGAAGGGTGATAGCCCGACCGAGGATCTGACCGAATGGAAGGAAGAATGGGGCGTAGGCGATCCGGAGCAGGTGCGCGGCGGCTTGGCCCCCGAAGGCCCACAGCCCGAGCCACCCGCGCGGCAGGTCACGCTGCTGCAACGCAAGGCCGAGCGCGTTGGCAAACGCCTTGGCAAGACCACGGGGTGGATTCACCGGGCAACCCTGCGCATGAAGGGCGTCGAGATGGTGAGTGGCGTCAACTATGAGCGCATAGATGCCTCGGGCCTGCATATCACCGACGGCGAGGCGCACGAGAACCCACGGCTGATCGAGGCCGATACAATCGTGCTCTGCGCCGGACAGCTGCCGGAACGCAGTCTGGCAGATGCGCTTGGGGATCGTGGCGTGTCGGTCCATGTGATCGGAGGCGCAGACGTAGCCTCCGAACTGGACGCGAAACGCGCGATTGACCAAGGCACACGATTGGCCGCCACATTATAA
- the trpS gene encoding tryptophan--tRNA ligase has protein sequence MPEAAFTPRVFSGIQPSGNLTLGNYLGALKRFADSQNEGIESIFCMVDLHAITVWQDPDALRQATRQLAAGFIASGIDPDKSILFNQSQVPEHTQMAWIFNCVARMGWMQRMTQWKDKAGKNQQNASLGLFAYPALMAADILVYHATHVPVGEDQKQHVELTRDIAIKFNNDFGQEFFPITEPVIEGAATRVMSLRDGTKKMSKSDPSDMSRINLTDDTDTIAKKIRKAKTDPEPLPLEAEGLEDRAEARNLVNIYAALSEQSVDQVMAEVGGKAFSEFKPMLADLAVDRLAPISDEMARLMGDVGEIDRILAHGAERARGIASPILQKAYEIVGMVGAKV, from the coding sequence ATGCCAGAGGCGGCATTCACCCCCCGCGTGTTTTCGGGAATCCAGCCTTCGGGGAACCTGACGCTTGGCAATTACCTTGGCGCGCTCAAACGCTTTGCCGACAGCCAGAACGAAGGGATCGAATCGATCTTCTGCATGGTCGATCTGCACGCGATCACCGTCTGGCAAGACCCCGATGCTTTGCGCCAGGCCACGCGACAACTGGCTGCGGGGTTCATCGCGTCGGGGATCGACCCGGATAAATCCATCCTGTTCAACCAGAGCCAAGTGCCCGAGCACACGCAAATGGCGTGGATTTTCAATTGTGTGGCGCGCATGGGCTGGATGCAGCGAATGACGCAATGGAAGGACAAGGCGGGCAAGAACCAGCAGAACGCCTCACTTGGCCTGTTTGCTTACCCGGCGCTGATGGCGGCGGATATTCTTGTTTATCACGCGACCCATGTGCCGGTGGGCGAGGACCAGAAACAACACGTGGAACTGACCCGCGACATCGCGATCAAGTTCAACAATGACTTCGGGCAGGAGTTCTTTCCGATCACCGAGCCGGTGATCGAGGGCGCGGCAACGAGGGTGATGAGCCTGCGGGATGGCACGAAGAAAATGTCGAAATCGGACCCGTCCGACATGAGCCGGATCAACCTGACCGATGATACCGACACGATCGCCAAGAAGATCCGCAAGGCCAAGACCGACCCCGAACCGCTTCCCTTAGAGGCCGAGGGGTTGGAAGACCGCGCCGAGGCGCGCAACCTCGTGAATATCTATGCCGCCTTGTCCGAACAGAGCGTGGATCAGGTGATGGCCGAGGTTGGAGGCAAGGCGTTTTCCGAGTTCAAGCCGATGCTGGCCGATCTTGCGGTTGACCGGCTGGCACCGATCTCGGACGAAATGGCGCGGCTGATGGGCGACGTGGGAGAGATCGACCGTATTCTGGCGCATGGGGCCGAACGGGCGCGCGGCATCGCCAGCCCGATATTGCAGAAGGCCTATGAAATCGTGGGAATGGTCGGCGCGAAGGTCTGA
- a CDS encoding rhomboid family intramembrane serine protease, giving the protein MSSPDTQAPLNPLPPVVVALFLVILGVEATFFLGSRGLVGGPMAVGWRTAAIQDYGYNADVFRWMLQNNVWPLEHLQRFLTFPFIHGTFTHALFAGVMLLALGKFVGEVFAQWAVLALFLLSGIAGALIFTLFAGAQPWVIGAFPGVYGLIGGFTYLMWLKLGQMGEQQYRAFTLIGVLMGLQLVFGLLFGANSTWIAEVAGFGAGFILSIFLAPGGWRRIHQRIRRN; this is encoded by the coding sequence ATGAGCAGCCCCGACACCCAAGCCCCCCTCAACCCGCTGCCGCCCGTCGTGGTGGCGCTTTTCCTGGTGATCCTCGGCGTGGAGGCCACGTTTTTCCTTGGCTCTCGCGGTCTTGTCGGTGGCCCCATGGCCGTGGGCTGGCGCACAGCGGCCATTCAGGATTATGGCTACAACGCCGATGTTTTCCGCTGGATGCTGCAAAACAACGTCTGGCCACTGGAACACCTGCAACGTTTTCTCACTTTCCCTTTCATTCACGGCACCTTCACCCACGCGCTTTTTGCTGGCGTCATGCTTCTGGCGCTCGGGAAATTCGTGGGCGAGGTCTTTGCTCAATGGGCCGTGCTTGCCCTTTTCCTGCTCTCCGGTATCGCGGGGGCCTTGATCTTTACCCTCTTTGCCGGGGCACAGCCCTGGGTGATCGGGGCCTTCCCCGGGGTTTACGGGTTGATCGGCGGCTTTACTTACCTGATGTGGCTGAAACTCGGGCAAATGGGCGAACAGCAATACCGCGCCTTTACCCTGATCGGGGTCTTGATGGGGCTGCAACTGGTCTTTGGCCTGCTCTTCGGGGCCAACAGCACATGGATCGCCGAGGTTGCAGGTTTCGGAGCGGGGTTCATCCTGTCGATCTTCCTCGCACCCGGAGGCTGGCGGCGCATCCACCAGCGCATTCGCCGGAATTAA
- the gltX gene encoding glutamate--tRNA ligase: MTTTRFAPSPTGYIHVGNLRTALMNFLIARKAGGQFILRIDDTDPERSKEEYVDAIKADLEWLGLHWDRVERQSDRLDRYVAAADKLRDMGRFYEAFETPTELDLKRKKQLNMGKPPVYDRAALDLSEEQREALRAERGDGVWRFKLNHERIEWEDGILGHTSIDAASVSDPVLIRGDGQFLYTLASVVDDTEMGVTHVVRGSDHVTNTATQIQIIQALGGDVPSFAHHSLLTGPQGESLSKRLGTLSLRDLRAAGVEPMALLSLMARLGSADPVELRNDMAELIEGFDITRFGAAPTKFDVNDLYPMTARLLHERAFDEVKDQIADIGVPDDLAERFWSVTRENITTLNDLPEWWAMFRDGAEPVIEDEDAEFVAEAMALLPEGPFDGETWGQWTSTVKEATGRKGRGLFMPLRKALTGQSHGPDMSQVLPLLQNIKAKG; encoded by the coding sequence ATGACCACCACTCGTTTCGCCCCGTCGCCCACAGGTTATATCCATGTGGGCAACCTGCGTACCGCCTTGATGAATTTCCTCATTGCCCGCAAGGCCGGGGGGCAATTCATCCTGCGGATCGACGATACCGACCCGGAGCGCTCGAAAGAGGAATACGTGGATGCCATCAAGGCCGACCTGGAGTGGCTGGGCCTGCATTGGGACCGGGTTGAGCGGCAATCCGATCGTTTGGATCGCTATGTGGCGGCCGCCGACAAGCTGCGGGATATGGGCCGATTTTACGAGGCTTTTGAAACACCTACGGAACTGGATCTCAAGCGCAAGAAGCAGCTGAACATGGGCAAGCCGCCGGTTTACGACCGGGCGGCATTGGACCTGTCGGAAGAACAGCGCGAGGCGCTGCGGGCCGAACGGGGCGATGGCGTGTGGCGGTTCAAGCTGAACCATGAGCGGATTGAGTGGGAGGATGGCATCCTTGGCCATACCTCGATTGATGCGGCCAGTGTCAGCGACCCGGTGTTGATCCGGGGGGACGGGCAGTTTCTTTATACCCTCGCCTCGGTCGTGGATGACACCGAAATGGGCGTGACGCATGTGGTGCGCGGGTCCGATCACGTGACCAACACGGCGACACAAATCCAAATAATTCAGGCACTTGGAGGTGATGTTCCGAGCTTTGCGCACCATTCGCTTTTGACCGGGCCGCAGGGCGAAAGCCTGTCGAAACGCCTTGGCACGCTGAGCCTGCGGGACTTGCGGGCGGCGGGTGTGGAGCCTATGGCGCTGCTGAGCCTGATGGCGCGGCTTGGGTCCGCCGACCCAGTGGAACTGCGCAACGATATGGCGGAACTGATCGAAGGGTTCGATATTACCCGTTTTGGCGCGGCGCCCACGAAGTTCGATGTGAATGACCTTTACCCGATGACTGCGCGGCTGTTGCATGAGCGGGCCTTTGACGAGGTGAAAGACCAGATCGCCGACATCGGTGTGCCCGATGATCTGGCGGAACGGTTCTGGAGTGTGACGCGGGAAAATATCACGACTCTCAATGACTTGCCGGAATGGTGGGCAATGTTCCGTGATGGGGCGGAGCCGGTGATTGAGGACGAGGACGCCGAATTCGTGGCCGAGGCCATGGCGCTTTTGCCGGAAGGGCCGTTTGACGGTGAAACCTGGGGCCAGTGGACCAGTACCGTGAAGGAGGCCACGGGGCGCAAGGGCCGGGGGCTGTTCATGCCGCTCAGGAAGGCGCTGACCGGGCAGAGCCATGGGCCGGACATGAGCCAGGTGCTGCCGCTGCTGCAAAATATCAAGGCCAAGGGTTAA
- a CDS encoding DUF411 domain-containing protein gives MIATTPIAGFAQQAPEIHVMKDPNCGCCKGWMQVLAGDGFPVTSEASYGSALTRYKMDNGVPQSMMSCHTAKVDGYVIEGHVPPADIRRLLAERPEAVGLAVPGMPYGSPGMGPEDQREAYDVFLIRHDGNTEVFQSYEAA, from the coding sequence ATGATTGCCACCACCCCGATTGCGGGGTTCGCGCAACAGGCCCCGGAAATCCACGTGATGAAAGACCCCAACTGTGGGTGCTGCAAGGGGTGGATGCAGGTTTTGGCCGGGGATGGGTTCCCCGTGACAAGTGAAGCCAGCTATGGCTCGGCCCTGACCCGATACAAGATGGACAATGGCGTGCCGCAAAGCATGATGTCGTGCCACACGGCCAAGGTGGATGGCTATGTGATCGAAGGCCATGTCCCACCCGCCGATATTCGCCGCCTTCTGGCAGAGCGCCCCGAGGCCGTGGGCCTTGCGGTGCCGGGTATGCCCTATGGGTCACCGGGCATGGGCCCCGAGGATCAGCGCGAGGCTTATGACGTATTCCTGATTCGCCACGATGGCAATACGGAGGTTTTCCAAAGCTACGAGGCGGCCTGA
- a CDS encoding MFS transporter: protein MIAILNNPTFRALFAAQVIALVGTGLLTVGLGLLAYDLAGERAGVVLGLALTLKMVAYVGLSPVAQAVATRLPRKGVLVGADAVRALVALCLPFVSEVWQIYVLIFVLQSASATFTPAFQATIPDVLPDEAEYTRALSLSRLAYDLENLLSPAFAALLLTLVGYSWLFVGTVLGFVVSGLLVLLAAVPPLGADAGQRPFRERLTRGIRIYLATPRLRGLWALNLAASAVGAFVLVNTVVLVRSGYGGDERSLALAMAAFGAGSMGAALILPRLLERMADRPVMMGGAQGLVVVALIMGALISFGGLPGWTVFLLVWAMIGFLYASVLTPSGRLLRRSAHAEDRPAVFAAQFALSHACWLVTYPTAGWAAQGLGMGGALVLLGLMALLGVVVARVVWPAGLKREIVHEHPDLPSDHPHLRAHGGRRHAHVFVIDDEHRVWPTQG from the coding sequence ATGATTGCGATTTTGAACAATCCCACATTTCGTGCGCTTTTCGCGGCGCAGGTCATTGCCCTTGTGGGTACGGGGCTTTTGACCGTGGGGCTTGGCCTTTTGGCCTATGACCTTGCGGGGGAGCGCGCCGGTGTCGTTCTGGGATTGGCGCTGACCCTCAAGATGGTGGCCTATGTGGGCCTGTCACCCGTGGCACAAGCAGTGGCCACGCGACTGCCGCGCAAGGGAGTCCTGGTCGGGGCGGATGCGGTGCGGGCGCTGGTGGCGCTGTGCCTGCCCTTCGTCAGCGAGGTCTGGCAGATTTACGTGCTGATCTTCGTTCTGCAATCGGCCTCGGCCACTTTCACCCCGGCCTTTCAGGCTACGATCCCGGATGTCTTGCCGGATGAGGCGGAGTATACCCGGGCGCTGTCGCTGTCGCGGTTGGCCTATGATCTGGAGAACCTTTTGAGCCCGGCCTTTGCGGCGCTTTTGTTGACGTTGGTGGGTTACAGTTGGCTGTTTGTTGGCACGGTTCTGGGCTTTGTCGTGTCGGGCCTGCTGGTGCTACTCGCCGCCGTGCCGCCCTTGGGGGCAGATGCCGGGCAACGCCCATTTCGCGAGCGTCTGACACGGGGTATCCGCATCTACCTTGCCACGCCGCGCCTGCGGGGACTTTGGGCCTTGAACCTTGCGGCTTCGGCGGTGGGGGCGTTTGTCTTGGTCAACACCGTGGTTCTAGTGCGATCGGGCTATGGTGGGGATGAGCGTAGCCTTGCCCTTGCGATGGCGGCCTTTGGCGCGGGGTCCATGGGGGCGGCACTGATCCTGCCGAGGTTGCTGGAGCGGATGGCGGACCGGCCCGTGATGATGGGCGGCGCGCAAGGGTTAGTGGTGGTGGCGTTGATCATGGGGGCGCTGATAAGCTTTGGTGGCTTGCCGGGGTGGACTGTATTCTTGTTGGTCTGGGCGATGATCGGGTTTCTATATGCGTCGGTCCTGACGCCCTCGGGGCGGCTTTTGCGGCGCTCGGCCCATGCAGAGGACAGGCCAGCCGTGTTTGCCGCGCAGTTTGCGCTGAGCCATGCCTGTTGGCTTGTTACCTACCCCACGGCGGGGTGGGCGGCGCAGGGGCTTGGCATGGGGGGCGCCCTTGTTTTGTTGGGGCTGATGGCCCTATTAGGCGTGGTCGTTGCGCGGGTTGTCTGGCCTGCGGGCTTGAAACGGGAGATCGTGCATGAACACCCCGATCTGCCTTCTGATCACCCGCATCTACGCGCCCATGGCGGGCGGCGGCACGCCCATGTTTTTGTGATTGACGATGAGCACAGGGTCTGGCCGACGCAGGGCTAG
- the murJ gene encoding murein biosynthesis integral membrane protein MurJ has translation MRPVRLLSGVLTVGGWTLASRILGFVRDVLIANFLGPGAMMDAFVAAFRLPNMFRRFFAEGAFNAAFVPMFSKRLEGDEDAVGFAALAMSGLAFVLLVLTGLAMVFMPALVWATAEGFVGDERFDLTVEFGRVVFPYIFFISLAALFSGVLNASGRFAAAAAAPVLLNIMLVTAMSASAMMGKPVAPALVWTIPFAGVAQLALVWVAADKAGLHIRPTRPRWTPEMSQLVRIAVPAALAGGVMQVNLLVGQQVASNFDKAVSWLYSADRLYQLPLGVVGIAVGIVLLPDLSRRLKAADDSGAREAYSRAAEISLALTVPSAVALVAIPMPIVSVLFERGAFGSDDTAATALAVAVYGLGLPAFVLQKVLQPLFFAREDTKSPFRFALVAMVVNAVLAIGLAFAIGWIAAAIATTVAGWVMVWLLMRGARPLGDVARFDARFHRRVWRIVAASVLMGAVLWGVNLVLSPLFEVGGLRWLALLLLVGIGTVAYFGIGHALGAFRMQEFGKAFRRGG, from the coding sequence ATGAGACCCGTTCGCCTGCTTTCCGGTGTGCTGACCGTCGGTGGCTGGACACTGGCCAGCCGAATCCTGGGCTTCGTGCGCGATGTGCTGATCGCCAATTTCCTTGGGCCGGGGGCGATGATGGATGCTTTTGTCGCGGCCTTCCGCCTGCCGAATATGTTCCGCCGGTTCTTTGCCGAGGGCGCGTTCAACGCGGCCTTCGTGCCGATGTTTTCCAAGCGGTTGGAGGGGGACGAGGATGCCGTGGGCTTTGCCGCGCTGGCGATGTCGGGGCTGGCCTTCGTGCTGCTGGTGCTGACGGGGCTGGCCATGGTGTTCATGCCGGCGCTGGTGTGGGCCACGGCGGAAGGGTTCGTGGGCGACGAACGCTTTGACCTGACGGTGGAATTCGGGCGTGTTGTCTTTCCCTATATCTTTTTCATTTCGCTGGCGGCGCTGTTTTCCGGCGTGTTGAACGCAAGCGGGCGGTTTGCCGCCGCGGCCGCCGCGCCGGTGTTGCTCAATATCATGCTGGTCACGGCCATGAGCGCCTCGGCCATGATGGGCAAGCCGGTGGCCCCGGCGCTTGTCTGGACCATCCCCTTTGCCGGGGTGGCGCAACTGGCGCTGGTCTGGGTTGCCGCCGACAAGGCGGGCCTGCACATCCGGCCCACGCGCCCGCGCTGGACCCCCGAGATGTCGCAACTTGTGCGCATTGCCGTTCCGGCGGCCCTTGCGGGGGGCGTGATGCAGGTGAACCTGTTGGTGGGGCAGCAGGTGGCCTCGAATTTCGACAAGGCGGTGAGCTGGCTTTATTCCGCTGATCGTCTGTATCAACTGCCGCTTGGCGTGGTGGGAATTGCCGTGGGCATTGTCCTGTTGCCCGACCTGTCGCGCCGCCTGAAGGCGGCGGATGACAGCGGCGCGCGGGAGGCTTATTCGCGGGCCGCTGAAATCTCATTGGCGTTGACAGTGCCATCGGCGGTGGCCTTGGTGGCCATCCCGATGCCGATTGTTTCGGTCCTGTTCGAGCGGGGGGCCTTTGGATCGGATGACACGGCAGCCACGGCCCTTGCCGTCGCGGTCTATGGGTTGGGCCTGCCCGCCTTTGTTCTGCAAAAAGTGCTGCAACCTTTGTTCTTTGCCCGCGAGGATACCAAAAGCCCCTTCCGTTTCGCCCTTGTCGCCATGGTGGTGAATGCGGTTCTGGCGATTGGGCTTGCCTTTGCCATCGGGTGGATCGCGGCGGCGATTGCCACGACGGTAGCAGGCTGGGTCATGGTCTGGCTTTTGATGCGTGGGGCGCGGCCCTTGGGCGATGTGGCCCGCTTTGACGCGCGGTTTCACCGGCGGGTTTGGCGGATCGTTGCGGCCTCGGTTTTGATGGGGGCAGTGTTGTGGGGCGTGAACCTCGTGCTGTCGCCGCTGTTCGAGGTGGGCGGGTTGCGCTGGCTGGCGCTGTTGCTGCTGGTCGGGATCGGGACCGTGGCCTATTTCGGCATCGGTCACGCGCTGGGCGCCTTCCGGATGCAAGAGTTCGGCAAGGCCTTCCGCCGGGGCGGTTAA
- a CDS encoding MBL fold metallo-hydrolase, which produces MSKTGLTRRHVLATAAALPLAAATSWPARAAAPMMGVASTRFNRVTLGGFEVTTILAGTRTVPEPQNIFGMNVSAEDFADASKAAHIPTDAAQFFFTPTLINTGNELVLFDTGLNAEGTTAAIEQAGYTADQIDVVVITHMHGDHIGGLMAGEAPTFPNARYVTGTQEFDAWAAMDNEGFNSKVRPLADQMTMLDDGGSVASGITAMAAFGHTPGHMTYMIESEGKQLLVAADFANHYVWSLGYPDWEVKFDMDKTAAAQTRRRILDMLSTDQIPFIGYHMPWPGTGFVEKQGEGYRYVPTSYQLML; this is translated from the coding sequence ATGTCAAAAACAGGATTGACCCGTCGCCACGTACTGGCCACCGCTGCCGCTCTTCCCTTGGCCGCCGCGACCTCTTGGCCTGCGCGCGCCGCTGCGCCGATGATGGGCGTGGCCTCCACCCGCTTTAATCGCGTGACCCTTGGTGGCTTCGAGGTCACCACCATCCTCGCAGGCACCCGCACCGTGCCCGAACCGCAAAACATCTTTGGCATGAACGTCAGTGCCGAAGACTTCGCAGACGCCTCAAAGGCGGCCCATATCCCCACCGACGCGGCACAGTTCTTCTTCACCCCCACTTTGATCAACACCGGCAATGAACTTGTGCTCTTCGATACCGGCCTCAACGCCGAAGGAACCACCGCCGCCATCGAACAGGCCGGCTATACCGCCGATCAGATCGATGTCGTGGTCATAACCCATATGCACGGCGACCACATTGGTGGCTTGATGGCGGGCGAGGCCCCCACCTTCCCCAATGCCCGCTATGTCACCGGCACCCAGGAATTCGATGCCTGGGCCGCCATGGATAACGAGGGTTTCAACTCCAAGGTACGCCCGCTGGCCGACCAAATGACCATGCTCGACGATGGTGGCAGCGTCGCCTCGGGGATCACCGCCATGGCCGCCTTCGGCCATACGCCCGGGCACATGACCTACATGATCGAAAGTGAAGGCAAACAGCTCCTCGTTGCCGCCGATTTCGCCAACCACTATGTCTGGTCGCTCGGCTATCCCGACTGGGAGGTGAAATTCGATATGGACAAAACCGCAGCGGCTCAAACCCGCCGCCGCATCCTGGATATGCTGTCCACCGATCAGATCCCCTTCATCGGCTACCATATGCCATGGCCGGGCACCGGCTTCGTGGAAAAACAAGGTGAGGGCTACAGATACGTGCCCACCAGCTACCAGTTGATGCTGTGA
- a CDS encoding GFA family protein: protein MSNTLKGQCFCGAVEIEVTGEPAGMGYCHCESCRAWSAGPVNAFTLWPPDNVKVVKGEEHIRQFNKTENSDRKWCNKCGGHLMAGHPGLGLTDVYAAIIPNLEFKPGIHVNYAETVLPMKDGLPKMKDFPSEFGGSGETVPE, encoded by the coding sequence ATGTCAAATACGCTCAAAGGTCAGTGCTTTTGCGGAGCCGTCGAAATCGAAGTGACCGGAGAACCGGCGGGAATGGGTTATTGTCATTGTGAAAGTTGCAGAGCGTGGTCCGCTGGCCCGGTCAACGCGTTCACTCTCTGGCCTCCGGATAACGTCAAGGTAGTGAAGGGCGAAGAACACATACGGCAATTCAACAAGACCGAAAACAGCGACCGGAAATGGTGTAACAAGTGCGGAGGTCACCTTATGGCAGGGCACCCGGGCCTCGGCCTTACCGATGTATATGCGGCGATTATCCCGAACCTTGAGTTCAAGCCAGGCATCCACGTCAACTATGCCGAGACCGTGCTGCCCATGAAAGATGGCCTACCAAAAATGAAGGACTTCCCCTCTGAGTTCGGAGGCTCGGGAGAAACGGTTCCGGAATAG
- a CDS encoding branched-chain amino acid aminotransferase, whose translation MATGSNIRTYFDGTWHDGDIPVMRAADHGMWLGSNVFDGARYAHGLTPDLDKHCARVNASARALMVEPTVTPEDMVQIVHEGLKAYSPGSAVYIRPMYWALDGGMSAIVPKEGGGTGFAISLEEIPMAPLEASTTLARTRFRRPVMEDAVVNAKAACLYPNNARMLAEARDKGFGNALVADALGNVAEAATANAFAVKDGEVFTPVPNGTFLAGITRARHIENLRADGVKVHECVMSFDDFRDADEVFLSGNMMKVTPVTAFEDRQYQIGPLTRRIREMYWDWASSS comes from the coding sequence ATGGCAACCGGAAGCAATATCCGCACCTATTTCGATGGCACCTGGCATGACGGCGATATCCCAGTGATGCGCGCCGCCGATCACGGCATGTGGCTGGGCAGCAATGTCTTTGACGGGGCACGCTATGCCCATGGCCTGACCCCCGACCTCGACAAGCACTGCGCCCGGGTCAATGCTTCGGCGCGCGCCCTGATGGTCGAGCCCACGGTGACGCCCGAGGATATGGTCCAGATCGTTCATGAGGGCCTCAAAGCCTATTCGCCGGGTTCAGCGGTCTATATCCGTCCCATGTACTGGGCGCTTGATGGCGGCATGTCGGCCATCGTTCCCAAGGAAGGCGGCGGCACCGGCTTTGCCATCAGCCTCGAAGAAATTCCCATGGCCCCGCTCGAGGCCAGCACCACACTGGCACGCACTCGCTTTCGCCGTCCGGTGATGGAGGATGCCGTGGTCAACGCCAAGGCGGCTTGCCTTTACCCCAACAACGCCCGGATGCTGGCCGAAGCGCGTGACAAGGGGTTCGGCAACGCGCTTGTCGCCGATGCCCTTGGCAACGTGGCCGAAGCAGCCACCGCTAATGCCTTTGCCGTCAAGGATGGTGAGGTTTTCACCCCCGTCCCCAACGGAACCTTTCTGGCCGGGATCACCCGCGCGCGCCACATCGAAAACCTGCGCGCCGATGGCGTGAAGGTGCATGAATGCGTGATGTCATTCGATGATTTCCGCGACGCGGACGAGGTCTTCCTGTCTGGCAACATGATGAAGGTCACGCCCGTCACCGCCTTCGAGGACCGCCAATACCAGATCGGCCCCCTCACCCGCCGCATCCGCGAGATGTATTGGGACTGGGCTTCGTCCTCATAG